The genomic segment CACTTGCTGCTTTTATCGGCGGCGGCGGCCTCGGCACCTTTATTATCAATGGGCTTGGGATGTATGATTTTGCTCTGCTGTTTGTCGGAGCCATCCCGGTTGCCCTGCTGGCGATTTTTTCTGAAATGATTTTCGGACTTATTGAAAAAATGTTAACCCCTTATAAAAAAGCGTAACGGAAAAGAGGAGAAACGATGAAAAAAGTGATATTGGCAGGGATCATCCTGGTTCTCGCCCTGTCCCTGGCCGCGTGCGGATCCGGATCGGGCAGCGGGTCTTCAAATAAAGTAGAAACGGTGACGATCGGTTCCAAGAACTTTACAGAAAGCCTGATTCTCGGTGAGATGTACGCGGACGCTCTGGAAAACGCCGGTTATAAAGTCAACCGGAAACTGAATCTGGGCGGCACGCTGGTTGCTCATCAGTCGCTGGTCGACGGACAGATTGATATGTATCCGGAATATACAGGAACCGGACTGCTCAACATCCTGAAAAGGGACAAAGCAACCGATGCAGATGAAGTGTATGACACTGTATCCAGAGCCTACAAGGATAAATGGAACCTGGTCTGGCTTGAACCGACTCAGGCTAACGATTCACAGGGACTGGCTGTGACGAAAACCGTATCGGATAAATATAACATTCATACCTATTCCGATCTTGCCAAAGCCGCACCGAATATCCGGTTTGCCGCTACCCCTGAATTCAATGAACGTCCGGACGGGCTGAAAGGTTTGCAGGAGGCTTACGGCGGCTTTAAATTCAAATCGAACAAGCTCTTCGACTACGGTATTAAATATAATGTTCTGCTGCAGGGCAAGGAGGACGCTACAGTGGCCTTCACAACGGATGGTCAGCTGACGGACAAAAATCTGGTTCTGCTGGAAGACGATAAGCACTTCTATCCTCCGTATTACGTGTGCCCGGTGATCCGTAACAGTGTGATTAAGAAAGATCCGAAAGTAGCGGATATCATCAATAAAGTCTCTGCAGAACTCGACAGCAAAGTGATGCAGGAACTCAACGCTAAAGTAGACATTGATAAGCAGAAGTATCAGCAGGTTGCAAAAGATTTTCTGGTTGAGCATGACCTGATTAAGGGTTAATCAGAAGAAGGGAGGTTTGACAGCGTGCCTGAGCATGACGCAATTGTTCTGGATGGCATCAGTAAGACATTCAGACGGGCTAAAGCCCCCTCAGTGTATGAAACCCACCTGAAGGTGGAAAGCGGAAAGTTTGTCACTATTCTTGGAACATCAGGGTGCGGAAAAACCACCTTGCTGAAAATGGTTAATCGATTGTATGAGCCGTCATCAGGCAGAATTCTGATCAATAACGAAGATGTCACGGACATCCCGCCGACGGTATTAAGACGCAGGATCGGTTACGTCATTCAGCAGATCGGGCTTTTCCAGCATATGACGATTGAACAGAATGTTGCGACCGTGCCGAAAATCCTTGGCTGGGACAAAGCACGGATCAGCAGCAGGATTGATGAATTGCTGAATCTGGTCAGGCTCGATCCGGCCTTATACAGGAAAAGATATCCGCGCCAGCTTTCAGGCGGGCAGCAGCAACGAGTCGGAATCGCAAGAGCGATGGCGGCGGATCCCTCAATCATGCTGATGGATGAACCGTTCGGGGCGATCGATGCCATTAACCGCACGATGCTGCAGGATGAAATTCTGAAAATACAGAAACAGCTTCATAAGACCATCCTGTTTGTCACCCACGACATCATGGAAGCTCTGAAGCTGGGTGACAAAGTCATTATTATGAACGACGGCACGATCCAGCAATACGATGAACCCCTGAAAATCCTGCGTCATCCGGCTAATGATTTTGTCCGCCATCTGGTGAATTCGGACGACATTTTGAAGAGTCTGAGCTTCATCAAAGCGAAGGATGTTATGAATCCGGAAGAGGCGGGCGCAGATCCGGGTGACGATCCTGTACTTCATGAAGACGACAGTCTGAAGGAGGTGCTGATCGCGCTTCTCAGGGAAAAGTCAGACGAGGTACGGATTATCGGTCAGGCGAATAAAGTCACTGGAAAGATCACTTTCCAGGATCTCAAGAAAATATAATTGAAGGAAAAAAGGGAGTGGTGATCCCATGCTGGATTATATCAGATGGAGCAGTCAGGAAATCATAACCCTGTTTATACAGCATATGCAAATCTCGGGCCTGTCCCTGCTGATTGCTGTACTGATCGCCCTGCCGCTGGGATTCCTCCTGTCGAAAAGTAAGCTCGCTGCCACGATCATTCTGCCGGTTCTCAGCGTGATGTATACCATTCCCAGTCTGGCTCTGTTTGCTCTATTAATTCCGCTTGTGGGTCTGGGCATGAAATCGGCGGTGATTGCCCTGGTGGGTTACAGTCTGCTTATTCTGGCCCGGAATGTCATGGTCGGCTTTCATTCGGTGGATCCGGCGACGGTTGAAGCCGGAAAGGGCATGGGTCTGAACGTCTGGCAAATGTTTTTTAACATTGAGCTTCCGCTCGCCCTGCCGGTGATACTGGGCGGGATACGCATCGCAGCCGTATCCATTATCGGAATCGCAACGATTGCTTCGTGGATTAATGCCGGCGGGTTAGGCGTCATGCTGTTTCAGGGGCTGAGCCAGAATAACGTTCCGGAAATCATCTGGGGAACGATCTTCGTCGCTTTACTGGCGATCATCGTGAACGTTGTCCTTTCCCGGCTTGAAAAAGCGGCCCTGGCCAGATCAAAAGGCGAACGGATAATCGAGCGAAAAAAGCGCAGGAAAATCTTTTGACTTACTCTGAGGAGGGAAACAGATTGTCTGAAAATAAGACTGTATCGAATAAGAAAGCAATAAGAGCCGTCGCAGCTGCGTCAATCGGTAATGCTTTGGAGTGGTATGATTTTTAAGTTTACGCCTTTTTTACTATTTACATTTCTCAAAACTTTTTTCCGGCGAGGAACAGTTCGGTCCAGTTATTAAGTTGGTCCGGAAGCAGAAAAAGTCGGACCGAAATCTCAGAAAGTCAGTCCAAATTTCAGAAAAGTTGGTCCATATATCTCAGGAAAGTCGGACCGAGTCCACGAAAAGTCGGTCCGAATCCCGAAAAAGTCGGTCCGAATCCCGAAAAAGTCGGACCGAATCCCAAAAAAGTTGATCCGAATCCACGAAAAGTCGGTCCGAATATCTCAGGAAAGTCGGACCGAGTCCTAGAAAAGTTGATCCGAATCCCGAAAAAGTCGGTCCGAATCCCGAAAAAGTCGGACCGAATCCCAAAAAAGTTGATCCGAATCCACGAAAAGTCGGTCCGAATATCTCAGGAAAGTCGGACTGAGTCCTAGAAAAGTTGATCCAAAATCTCAGAAAGTTGGTCCAAATCCACAAGAAGTCGGTCCGAATCCACGAAAAGTCGGTCCAAAATCTCAAGGAGTCGATCCGAATTTCGGCAACCCTCGAAGACAGCGCATTCTCCCCGTCATCCGGTATAGATCTCGCCATCCGGATAGCGGATATCCACTTTTGAGCGGCGGGTGACGGAAAAGGCGAGGGTCAGTGGCCCAACCTTGCCGAAGAACATCACGCACATGATCACAATTTGCCCGAACACGGACAGCTCAGAAGTCGCTCCGATGGACAGTCCGGCGGTACCGAATGCCGAGATCACCTCAAACAGAATCATCATAAATGGCAGATCCTCCGACAGGCACAGTAAGAACAGAGCCAGGAACACCACAGCGACGGAAATCGATATAATCGACACCGCACGGACAATCACCTGATGTTTAATTGTACGTTTGTTTAACACCACTTCACGTCGCCCGCGCAGGAACGTAACGACTTCTGCCACCACAATCATGAACGTCGTCAGCTTTATGCCACCGCTCGTTGACGTGCTGCCGGCGCCGATAAACATCAACAGCATCGTCAGCAGGAGTGCCGCCTGGCTCAGTCCGGCCGGATCAAACGTACTGAATCCGGCCGTCCGCGGCGCAATACCCTGGAAGAAGGCCGCCCATGCCTTATCCCATCCGCTCAAAGCGCCAAGAGTCCGGGGATTGCCCGCTTCAATCAGGAAGATTGCGAGAACGGCGCCAACATTAATGATCACCGTACCGACGAGCATCACCTGTGAATGCAGCTGCAGTTTACGAAACCGGCGCGTCGACAAAAGATCAGCCAGCACCGTGAAACCGATACCGCCCAGCGTAATCAGCATCGTCAGGGTGAGATTGACAATCGGGTCACCGACGTACTGCGCCATACTTCCAGGGAAAAGGGAGAAACCCGCCTGATTAAACCCGCTGATCGAATGGAAAACGCTGTAATAAATTCCGCGTCCCCAGCCATAATCCGGTACCAACCGGAAGACGAGAAAAAAGGCACCGACCAGTTCAATCACAAAAGAAAACGTGAACAGCCAGCTGACCAGACGAAGCACACCGCCGATGGACGGCGAACCCAGCGCTTCCTGCATCAGCTGCCGCTGGCGGATGGACACTTTCTTACCCATCAGGATAAAAAAGAAGACCGCAAACGACATCACGCCGATGCCGCCAACCTGAATCAGTACCATCAGAATAATCTGACCAAACAGGCTGAACGTCGCAGGGACGTCAAATAGCGTAAGACCCGTCACTGTCGAAGCGGAAGTGGACAAAAAGAGTGCATCCAGCCATGAAATCGGCCGGACAGTCGACACAGGTAGCTTCAGCAGCACCGTTCCGATCAGGATCAGAAGAGCCAGCAGCCCGGACAGGAGCAACGGCGGATTAAACGTCACCGGCTTCAGGTCCAGCCGGGCAAGTATTTTTTTTATCCACAACAACATTGATGTATCAGTCCCTTACTAAATACAAAGGCCCCTGCACTCAGAGGCCTTCCTGCTCGAACCGCTCCAGATCCTCGCTTTTTCCGATAATCAGCAGCACATCGCCGCGCTCAAGCTTCAGTTCGCCGATATTCCGCACGATCACCTGCTGGTTGCGCCGGATGGCAATCACGTTGCAGCCGTAGTTGGCCCGCACGTCAATCTCCATAATCGACTTCCCAATCAGCTGGTCCGTCACTTCAATTTCAATAATGCTGTAATCCTTTGACAGCTCGATATAATCGAGAATCTTGTTCGCCGTTGCCAGATGCGCAATACGGAATCCGATCTCGACTTCCGGCCGGATAATCTTGTCTGCCCCGAGCTTCTTCAGAATCTTCTCGTGATAATCATTTTGCGCTTTGGCCCAGATCTCCTTCACGCCTGCCTCTTTCAGGAGCAGCGTCGTCAGAATACTCGCCTGAATATTTCTGCCGATCGCCACAATCACGTGATCGAAATTGCGGATCCCGAGTGCCTGCAGGACCTTCTCATCTGTTGAATCCGCTTGCACCGCCTGCGTCACAATATTTGAAAAATCATTGACCTTATCCAGATCAGTATCGACAGCAAGAACCTCGCAGCCCATATTGCTCAGCTCTGTGCAAATGCTTGCCCCGAGCTGGCCGAGTCCAATCACCGCGAACTGTTTATTCATGTAAAAACTTCCTTCATAAAAAGATCCGAGAATCGCTGATTTCCTATAATGTAACGGCAGAAAACAAAAATGTCAAATACCCGTAAATCCCGGACCATCCGCACTGAAAACCGGCCGAAAACGTGGGAAAAAAATTTCTTTTATTTCGGTTTATCTGTGAAAAACAGGCGAGAGAGATCCATAGAGTGATTCATTTTGATTGAACAATCCATCTGACCATTGAAACAAAAATGTAATCTAACTATAAAGGCAAGGATACACAGAGACAAGAATGCCTTTACATGGGCACTCTGTGACTTTTTTCCCATATCTTCCTCTTCTCAGAATACGATTCTATGCTATAATGCAAATAGCTTGACGCGCCGGATATTGTCGATTCCTGGTTTATACTTTTCCTGGATCGGACAATCATGTATAATAGCTCATTATGTGATGCTGAGCACATAGGACGTTGATAAACGGCACGCAGACACGTGCTGCGGGTATCATGAGTTACATTATTTTCCGAAATGACTCGGGGGGTTATTTGATGAAAAAGGTCAGAAAAGCTGTAATTCCTGCTGCCGGACTCGGAACGCGATTCCTGCCGGCAACCAAGGCGCTTCCTAAAGAAATGCTTCCGATTGTGAACAAACCAACGATTCAATATATCGTCGAAGAAGCAGTCGATGCCGGGATTGAAGATATTATTATCGTAACCGGAAAAGGGAAACGTGCTATTGAAGACCACTTTGATATTGCATACGAACTGGAACAGAATTTGATTCATAAAAAGAAATTTGATTTGCTCGAAAAAGTACGTGAGCCATCCAAGATCGATATCCACTATATCAGACAAAAGTCGCCAAAAGGTTTGGGTCACGCGGTTTGGTGCGCCCGCAAGTTCATTGGCGACGAGCCTTTTGCCGTCCTGCTGGGCGACGATATCGTTCAGGCGAAAGAGCCGTGCATCAAACAGCTGATTGATCAATACGACAAAACCGGCTGCTCCGTGCTTGGTGTCAAGGAAGTGCCGATGAAAGAAACGAAACGTTATGGCATCATTGACCCGAAAGCAAATGACGGTCGACTCTATAACGTCAGCAAATTTGTTGAAAAACCGGAATCCAACCCACCTTCGAACCTGGCGATTATTGGCCGGTATGTCCTGACCCCGGAAATCTTTGGCTTCCTGGATAAGAAGGAAATCGGTGCCGGTGGCGAGATCCAGCTGACCGATGCCATCCAGAAACTGAACGAACTTCAGGGCGTTTTTGCTTATCAGTTTGAGGGCAAACGGTTCGATGTCGGCGAAACTCTTGGCTTTGTCCTGACCAACATTGAAATGGCCCTGCAGAATAAGGATCTGCAGAAAGGCGTGCTTAAGGGCATCGAACGGATTTTGCACGAGAATAAATTACCGCTTGAATGATGGAGGAACCGGCGATGGCTTTATCAAGAACTGAGATCGACTCACGCTACATGGCACCTGAATCGTACAGCCAAGCCTTGGTTAATGATAGCCACTTTTATTTGTTCTTTAAAAGGGTCATGGACATCTTTGGCGCATTGATAGGGCTCATTTTACTCTCACCTGTATTTTTGATCGTTGCCCTTGCGATCAAGCTTGAAGATCCAAAGGGAAGGATTATTTTTAAACAAATACGTGTTGGAAAAAACGGAAAAACCTTTTATATATATAAATTCCGCTCAATGGTCACAAATGCTGAACAATTATTGGTGAAATTACTTGAAAAAAATGATACAAACGGTGCCATGTTTAAGATGAAAAATGATCCGCGAGTCACTCGAATCGGTCGCTTTATCCGCAGGACAAGCATTGATGAGTTACCACAGCTTGTCAATGTTTTAAGAGGAGATATGAGCCTGGTTGGACCAAGACCTCCTCTTCCAAGAGAAGTTATTGATTATTCTGAGTACGATAAGCAAAGGCTTATCGTGAGACCAGGCTGTACAGGATTGTGGCAGGTCAGCGGAAGAAGTGATCTGGGTTTTAAAGACATGGTTCAGTTAGACTTAACCTACATTCAAAATAGATCAATATGGACCGATATTAAAATTATATTTAAAACTCTGGGTGTCATGGTTGAGTCGAAACATGCATATTAAGAGAAATGTTAATATAAGTCATATTTAGAGGACGGAATGAATTTGAATATTTTATTTTTAAACAATTTATTGCCATATCCTCTTGATAATGGTGGAAAAATTAACACGTACAATACTATCAAGGCACTGTCTAAAAACAACAACGTTGATTTACTATCGTTCATTAATGATGAATCGGAGCGAGTAAATATCAAAAGACTCAACACACTGTGTGATAGAATTCAAGTTGTTAAAAAGACGGTAATCAGAGGCACTTCAACATCAACATTTGTAAAAGATTATATCATGAGTTTTTTTACACCTCTTCCCTATGTAATTAATAAATTTTACAGTAAAGAAATGGAGAAACTGATTATTCAGTACCAGGGGGAAAGAAATTATGATTTGATTTATGTTAATCATCTATCTATGATGGTTTACAATAAATCATTTTATGCAAAAGTTTTATTACACGAACAAAATGTTGAATCTAAGATATTTGGTCGTTTTATTAGAGAAACAAAAAATCCTGTAAAAAAGATTTTAGGTTACAATGAATATTTAAAATTAAAAAAGTTTGAAATTAAAATGCTCAATAAGTCAGACTGTGTCATAGCATTGAGTTCGATCGATAAAAACGAGTTTCAGCAAATGCTGAATGATAAAGCTGATAAAATTCATGTGATTGCTATTCATATTGATGCTGATTTATTAGCATTTGATCACCATTCTGACCAAAAGATCAATCTCCTGTTTATGGGTACAATGTCTTGGTATCCAAATCAGGACGGCATCATTTGGTTTTTGAAAAATTGTTTTCCCCAATTGGATCCTCAAAAATTTAACCTTTTTGTATGTGGTTCAAATCCTCCGGAAGAAGTATTAGAGTACGAAACAGAAAAAAACATCACCGTTACGGGATATGTTGATGATATAGATGATTATATGAAATATTGTGATATTGGCATTGTTCCACTATTTATCGGGAGTGGGCAAAGAGTAAAAATTATAGAATCATTTGCTAAAGGACTTCCAGTTGTTTCAACTTCTATTGGAGCAGAGGGAATTATTTCTGAACAAAACAACATACTGATTGCTGATAGTAGCGAGAAGTTTATTCAATGTATAAAAATGCTGGCAGCAGATTCTGCTTTTAGAGAAAAAATAAAAATAAATGCGAGAAAAATTTACGTAAAAAATTACTCTACGAATAGTCTTATCGGGAAACTGGATAAGATAATTTCAGAAATATGATTTGATTTGCTTATAGTATCAACGATGATATTAAGCAAATATAAGCAGGAGTGCTTCTTGTGAAGAATATCAATATTTTTTCAATAAGGATAGATAATGTTACCTTAGATAAAGCAGCTACCAGTGTTATAGAAATGGCAGATGATAAAGTTACATTTGATTTTGTTGTAACACCTAATGTAGATCATGTTGTGAAATTGCAGGCAGATGTTGAGTTCAAAAAAATATACGATAAGGCGTCCTTGGTTCTTGCTGATGGTCAGCCGCTAATATGGGCTTCTAGAATACTGAGGAAACCATTAGTTGAGAAAGTTTCAGGATCTGATTTATTTCCAAAGATTTGTGAAAAATCTGTTCAACATCGTTTAAAGATCTTTCTTGTTGGAGGAAATGATGGGGTTGCGCTACAAGCATCTAAGAGGCTTATAAAGAAATATCCAGGATTAAATATCGTGGGGACGTATTCCCCGCCACGTGGTTTTGAAAAAGATAACAACGAAAATGATAAAATCATCCGACTAATTCATAAAGCATCACCTGACATATTATTTGTCGGACTGGGAGCTCCAAAGCAGGAAAAATGGATTTATGATAATCTCTATCGTTTGCGTGTACCTGTATCATTAGGAGTTGGTGCGTCATTTGATTTTGAGGCTGGAAATATTAAAAGAGCCCCAAAAGTTTTACAAAAAATAGGGATGGAGTGGTTCTGGAGATTCTGTCATGAACCAACAAGATTATTTAGGAGATACTTTATTGATGATATAAAATTTATTAGACTCTTCTTTAAGGAGTTTAAGGGACGAAAGTATAGTCATTCGGAAAAAATATAGGACTATAAACTGTTATTAGCAGGAGATTTAATATGAAAAAAAGACTACTGGCATTAATTATTATTTTTTATCCAATTTTAGATATTATTTATAGTATTAATACAAATGTATTAAAAATTAATCTTCCTGTTAATCAGTTCTTAAGATTATTGATACTGGTTTATTTAATCACTTTTATTAAAAAGAAGAAACAACTTATTTTATTGTCAATATTGTTATTCTTTCTAGTTTGTGGGGAAGTTTTTTACAAAATAATGGATATATCACAAAATAATATATTTGATAATTTGTCTTATATTCTCAAACTTCTTTTTTTCGTTATAGTTATTTTTTCTTTTGAAAATATATTGCGAAGAAAAATTCTTGCTGCTGAAGATATTTTTAAATATATAATTTGGTCAACTTACATTATTACGATTAGTATATTAATCAGTCCACTCGGTATTGGATTTCATACATATTCCAGTACTGTACCACGTTTTGGATATAAGGGATTATTTGTCGTCCATAATGCTGTTACTGCTACTCTACTCATTATTAATCCATTATGCCTTTATATGTGGTATAAATTCAAAAAAAAGATATACATAATAAATTATATATTAATCATTTTATCATTAATAATGTTAGGTACTAAATCAGGGCTTGTGGGAACTTTCTTCGTTCTTGCAATTGAAGTTATTTGTTATATGACGGTGACTAAATGGACAAAATGGAAAACACTTGTTTCAAGTTGCATAATTGTTTTTGGAACAACTATGTTATTCTTTTTTAAAAATCCTATATTACATTTTATTGATATGCAGCGGAATCTATTACAGACACTTGGAGGAAATAACTTATATAGTTACCTTGTATCGAATAGAAATTTACAAATATATTACGTGGAAAACTATTTGAATAAATTATCTTACCCTAATATACTATTCTGGTTATTTGGTTTAGGATTTTCTACAGTAAATTCTGTCATTCATCTTGGAAAAAGTGATTTTATGATAATGGAAATGGACTTCTATGGTATTTTGTTTTATTCAGGTATATTTGTCACAGTTTTTATTACATCAATCATACTTATAAGAGTATATGCTTCAATAAGATTAATGACTAAAAATTGGTTTGATCCAAAATATTTGAACTTATTATTGAGTATATTCATGGGAATTACTCATTCATTTTTTGGAGGGCACGTTATCTATGAGGCAATGTCAGCTCTTTATTTTGGGGCAGTATTGGCAGTTTCCAAAGTAGAATATGAAGTAGTGGCTGAGGAGAATAAAATTTATTCTTGAAATGAGGTTCTAATCATGACTGCATCTTATGACTATTTAGTAGTGGGTTCTGGTCTGTTTGGAAGTACATTCGCATATGAAGCGGCAAAGCGCGGAAAACGTGTAAAAGTTATTGATAAAAGGTTACATATTGGTGGGAATATTTATACAGAAAATATAGAGGGCATAAATGTACACAAATATGGTGCACATATCTTTCATACAAATAATAAAAAAATCTGGGACTACATTAATCAATTTGCTGAATTTAACCGCTACACAAATAGTCCAATAGCCAATTATAAAGGTGAAATTTATAATCTTCCCTTTAACATGAATACTTTTAATAAATTATGGGGTGTTGTTACCCCAGAACAGGCTGCAGCGAAGATAGAAGAACAAAAAGCAAAAATTCAAATTGGTCAACCAAAGAATATGGAAGAGCAGGCTATTTCATTAATTGGAACAGATATTTATTATAAATTAATAAAAGGATACACAGAGAAACAGTGGGGGAGAGAAGCTTCAGAATTACCTGCTTTTATTATCAAAAGGCTTCCGGTTCGTTTTACCTATAACAACAATTATTTTAATGATAAATACCAGGGAATTCCGATCGGTGGATACACACAGATTATTGAAAAGATGTTGTCTAGTGAATTGATTGATGTTGAATTAGGTACTGATTTTCTTGATAGGAAAGATGAATATCTAAAAAAGTATCCTAAAATAATATACACAGGTATGATCGATCAATTTTTTAATTATTTATATGGAAGTTTAGAATACAGGAGTCTGGATTTCAAGACGGAGATATTAGATATTAAAAACTTTCAGGGGAATGCAGTAGTTAATTATACGGATTCTGAAACACCATTTACTCGAATTATCGAGCATAAGCACTTCGAATTTGGAACACAACCAAAAACTGTTATCACCAAAGAATATCCGAAAGAATGGGAAAAAGGCGATGAACCTTATTATCCAATGAATGACCAGCGTAACAACAAAATTTATCGAC from the Sporolactobacillus sp. Y61 genome contains:
- the glf gene encoding UDP-galactopyranose mutase, producing the protein MTASYDYLVVGSGLFGSTFAYEAAKRGKRVKVIDKRLHIGGNIYTENIEGINVHKYGAHIFHTNNKKIWDYINQFAEFNRYTNSPIANYKGEIYNLPFNMNTFNKLWGVVTPEQAAAKIEEQKAKIQIGQPKNMEEQAISLIGTDIYYKLIKGYTEKQWGREASELPAFIIKRLPVRFTYNNNYFNDKYQGIPIGGYTQIIEKMLSSELIDVELGTDFLDRKDEYLKKYPKIIYTGMIDQFFNYLYGSLEYRSLDFKTEILDIKNFQGNAVVNYTDSETPFTRIIEHKHFEFGTQPKTVITKEYPKEWEKGDEPYYPMNDQRNNKIYRQYRQLAEKTPNVIFGGRLGMYKYYDMHQVIGAALAVVNAEFDDKRMS